The genomic region GTTTGCAGATTCAGCCAAAAGCGATCACTGGTGCCGAAGTAGCGCGCAAGCCGAAGCGCTGTATCCGCAGTAATACCTCGGTTTTCTCGGACAATTTCATTCATGCGAGTTGCCGGAACATGCAGCGCCATGGAGAGTACATTGACGCTCATTTCCAGCGGACTCAAATACTCTTCTCGAAGAATCTCCCCCGGATGAATAGGGCGCATACCATTACGAGTCATTGTGTATTCTCCTTAGTGATAATCAGCAATTGGCTGCGCAAGAAGGTCGGAAAATTAACGAACTGGTCAATCAATGGATAAATGAGTAAATCCATAAACGTTTTTCTTCCCTATTACTCGGGCAACTCCTTATACGTAATGTACCTGCCCTGTGTGCCAACCTAAGCATGAACCAACTGATTTTGAGTTAACATAGAAATCAGGGTGCTTTAGGAGACCGTTATGCCAAAGCCGATGACACAAATTCTACCTAATCCCAAGCTGGAAAAGCGGGGGCGTCGCTCATTCACTGTAGAGTATAAGTTGTCTGTCCTACAGCAAGCCGATGCCTGCCAGCATGGGGAGCTAGGCCCTCTGTTAAGGCGTGAGAAGCTTTATTCAAACCAGCTTGCCCAGTGGCGCCGAGAGTTCGCTGAACAAGGCGTTGCGGGTTTGAACAAGTCTCAGCCAGGACCTGCGGCCTCCAAAACGGCTGAGCAAAAACGCATTGAGCAGCTCGAAAAAGAACTTGGACGTTTGCGCCGTCAGCTTGACGTTAAAGACAGCTGTATCTCACTCCAAAAAAAAGCCTTGGCACTCATCGAAGCTTTCGATCAAGAGAACTCGCAGTCGTGATGATGGCAGCGTCATTACCCAACGGCCTTACAGAACGATTGGCCTGCAAGGTCTTGAACCTTTGTCGCAATACTGTTCGGTCAGTGCGTCAGAGATTGAGCTTCACCGGCCCTCAGGAACCCCCTTTGCGCTGCAGAAAAGACGCCAGGCAACCCAAGGCCTTGGACGCGAAAGAACAGCAGCAGGTACTCGATGTGTTGAACAGCGAAAGCCACTGCAATCAGCCACCCATACAGGTCTATCACAACCTGCTTCAACAAGGCCGATACCTGTGTTCGGTAAGCACCATGCATCGCTTGCTACGTAAACAAAACCTGCAGGGCGAACGACGCGCTCAGCGCGCACCACAATCGAATCCGATACCGCGCCTATTGGCCACAGAGCCCAATCAGGTCTGGACGTGGGACATTGCCAAACTGCCGACGCGTAAGCGCGGTGAGTACTTGTCTCTGTACGTAGTTATGGATTTGTTCAGTCGCTATATTGTCGCCTGGATGCTGTCCCGCAAGGAAAATAGCGCCCTGTCATCACAACTGATGGACGAAGCCGCGCATCGCTACGACATCGTGCCTGGCCATCTTACGCTGCACCAAGACCGTGGTGCTCCCATGACCGCCCACTGTTACCTAGACTTGCTCTCCGAGCTGGCCATAACCGCCAGTCATAGCCGGCCCCGCGTGAGCAATGATAACCCAATGAGTGAAGCACAATTTAAAACACTCAAGTACCAGCCAGACTACCCGCGACGCTTTGATCATTATGACCATGCCATGCGCTGGTGTAACGATTACGTGGAGTGGTACAACCATATGCACCACCACAGCAGTCTTGAAGGATTTACTGCGTATTCCGGCCCATCATGAACACCCATTCCGGGCGAACGTGAACACCTATTCTGGTTCAACGTGAACAGTTATTCCGGCTGAAGATGAACACTTTTGGGATATTTTCCGGAATCAGCGTTCACATTTCCGGAATCGGTGTTCACGTTCAACCAGAACCTTTCTTAACGCATTGTTATTCAACCGCTTGCTACTCTGAGTCCTTTTTTGGGGATCGGAGTCATGCCAGCTAAGAGAATGCCAATGCGCAAAATCAGAGAAGTACTTCGTCTGCGGCTGGAAGCCGGGCTCTCGATCCGGCAGATCAGCGCCAGCACCAAGACCAGTGTCGGAGCCATCCAGAAGCTCTTGTCTCGGGCCAATGCCTTAGAGATTACCTGGCCATTGCCAGAGGATGTGGACGATGGCCGCCTGGCGGCCATGTTCTATCCCGGCTCCGATCCCACCTCATCTTCACGCTATCAGGTGCCTGACTGGACGACGGTTTACCAGGAACTCAAGCGCAAAGACGTCACCAAGCAGTTGCTGTGGGAGGAGTACACCGCTCGTTACCCCAACCGGTGTTACAGCTACTCTCAATACTGTGACCGCTTCCGGCACTGGCAAAAGCAGCAAAAGCGCTCCATGCGCCAGATCCACAAGGCCGGTGAAAAGTGCTTCGTGGATTATTGCGGCCCCACCGTACCCATCATCAACCCGCAAACCGGCGAAATCCGCACGGCTCAGGTGTTTGTCGCCGTGCTGGGGGCCTCTAATTACACCTACGCGGAAGCCACTTGGAGCCAGGGATTGCAGGACTGGCTGCTGAGTCACGTGCGCACCTTTGAATTCTTCTGTGGCATTCCGGAGATGGTAATCCCCGATAATCTCCGTAGCGGTGTCAGCAAAGCCTGTCGATACGATCCGGACCTGAATCCCAGCTACCAGCAACTGGCGGCGCACTATCAGGTCGCGGTGCTACCCGCACGGCCCTACAAGCCCAAGGATAAATCCAAGGCGGAAGTGGGCGTACAAATCGTTGAGCGCTGGATCCTGGCCCGATTACGTCACCACACCTTCTTCACCTTGGCCGACCTGAACCAGTGCATCCGGTCCCTGCTGGATGACCTGAACAGCCGGCCGTTCAAACGACTTCCGGGGAACCGGCAGGAAGCCTTCAAGACGCTCGATCAGCCCGCTCTAAGGGCACTACCCAAACACCCCTATGAGTACGTCGAGATCCGGCGTTGCCGGGTCAACATCGATTACCACATCGAGTTCCAGCAGCATCACTACTCGGTGCCGCACCAGTATGTGGGCGAACGAGTGGATATCCATGCCAGTGAGCGTCTGGTGCAGATCTACTTCCGGCAACGGCAGATCGCCAGCCATCCTCGCAGTCACCAGTTCGGTATCACCACCGAGTCAGGACACATGCCCACCCGCCACCGAAAGCAACAACAGTGGACGCCCGGACGCCTCAAGAACTGGGCACGGGATATCGGGCCAGACACCCTGATCTGGGTCAGTGACCGACTGGATGAACGGGAGCATCCGGAGCAGGCCTACCGGGTCTGCCTCGGGTTGCTGAACCTGAGCAAGGCCTACCCCAGTCCACGGCTGAATGCCAGTTGCCGTATCGCTAATCGGGAGGGCCTGAACCGGCTGAAACACATCAAGGCCATTCTCCAGAGCAACCGCGACAAGCTGCCGGAACAACTGCCCTTGCACGCAGAACTGCCCCAGCACCACGAGAACATCCGTGGCCCGAAGAGCTTCCACTAGGAGACACCACCATGAGCACCCTCAAGACTCTGACACGACTGAGAGACCTGAAGCTGGGCGGCATGGCCGCCGCCCTGGAACATCAACAAAACCAGCCAGGCACCTATGACGAGCTATCGTTCACCGAACGCCTGGAACTGTTACTCGACCGGGAGTTCCAGACACGGGAGCACCGAAAGCAGGATCGCCTGGTTCGCCAAGCTCGCTTCAAGCTCCGGGCCTCAGTCCAGGACATCGACTACCAGCACCCGCGCAATCTCAAAAAAGCCCAAGTGGCACAGTTGGCCCAGACCAATTGGCTGGAACGAGGACAGAACCTGCTGGTCACCGGCCCCTGCGGGAGCGGCAAAACATACTTGGGCTGTGCCATCGGCCATCAGGCCTGTCTGAACGGTCTCAGTGCTCGGTATTATCGAATCTCCCGATTAATGCTGGAACTGACTCAGGCCAAAGCAGATGGTACCTACCAGAAGACCCTGAGCCAGCTGGCCAAAATAAACCTGCTGATCCTGGACGACTGGGGGCTGGAAGCCCTGAACCCCGCGCACCGAAACGACCTGATGGAGATCATGGATGATCGGCACGGCACCCACTCAACCCTGATCATCAGCCAACTGCCCATCGATCAGTGGTATGCCGCGATCGGTGACAACACCCTGGCCGACGCGATCCTGGATCGGCTGATGCATAACGCCCATCGCTGGGCACTAAATGGAGAATCGATGAGAAAACGACTTCAGGAAATTGACTGAACGTGAACACCCGGGGTACAAACCTCGGTGGGTAATGCGTTAAGAAAAAAGGTGTTCACGTTCAGCCGGAATGAGTGTTCACGTTCGCCGGAATACGCATTTACGCCAGCACAGGTGTTTACAGGCCAATATGTAGACATTGCCCGAGTGCGTCAAGACGCTCTGAATGAAGCCTTTGCCATACATCCAGAACGGTTCAGTCGAGGACGACCCCTCGTCAAACTACCGCCACAAGAAGTGGCTATCAACCCAATACCAGACGATGCCGAACCATCTGTTGCTGAGCAAGGAGTAAACTTCCCGACGCTGCAGAGAGCTATACTGAAAGCAATTTAATTAGCAACGAGTTGGTTCAAATGAGGTTGACACGTTCCGCCTGCGTGTTGCCTTGGGCACACCTTCCGGCGCACAATGGTTTCAAATGAAAATCTAAGGCCTATCAAATGATAACTATTGGGCGTAGCGAAAAAAGGTTAGAAAAAGAAGTTTTTCGACCTGATCAGGATGAGTCCGAGCTCAAACTTGAGACCGTCATCATTTTCGGTGCTCGTCGTGGAGCTGAGATCCGCAAGCAGCAAGGTGAGTATTCAGCATTTTTCCGGGAAGGGCTGCCTGTCGGTTCAATCGAACGGCTCTTCAAGTTCCTCGGGGTGAGTAACGCTGAGGGCCTTCATCTTTTAAGCTTGACCTCTGCCACCTACAGTCGAAGAAAGGTGAAGGGCAAGCTGGACTCAACGGAATCTGATCGGGTTTATCGCTACGCAAAGCTATCCAGACTGGCGGCCGAGATGTTTCACGGTGATAAGGAAGCCGCCCGGGGCTGGCTGAAGACGCCGGCCCATGCTTTCAAAGGTGAAACGCCCCTTGAGCGAGCCAGAACAGAATACGGTGCTGACCAGGTCGAGCAGCTGACTGGCCGGATACGCCACGGCATCCCAACATGAGTGATGAGACTTTTCACCGTATAAGCGATCCTGAGTACGCTAAGAACCCCCGCCAGATGCTCTCCGGCGAGGGTTCGTACCTTCACGGGGGGCGTTGGAACACGCCCGGCCATCACGTTATCTATCTTTCTCAGAGCCTTTCACTGGCGGCTTACGAGCAGCTTGTTCACGTACCTCTCAGCGTCCTGCAGCCGTTCAAGCGCATAGAGATTTATGTCCCTGAAGAGTTGATAATGGTGCTAGATGATAGCGCCCTGGGCGATGGCTGGAATGAGCCTTTTAGTAAAGATGCTGAGGCTATTGGAGATCAATGGATTGAATCCGGAAAATCCCTAGCCCTGTCGGTACCCAGTGCCCTGATTCCCGGAGAGCGCAACATTCTTATATCCCCCGAACATCCCGACTTCCACGCAGTCACCACCAGTGATGTGATGGATTTTAACTACGATGCTCGCCTCGCAGACATTCCCAAGAAATAACTTTGCTTACATACAAGTTACTTAACAGACATTCTGCGACCACTGGCCTAAAACCTAACCGCTTGGGTTTATGCTATGCTGTCGCCATGCCAACTATCATCCGCTTCGATGGTTTAAGGGCCGTCATCTATCCCAACGACCATCGACCATCGACCGGCGCACGTCCATGTCATCGGCAAAGGCGGTGAGGCAGTATTTATTCTGAACTGCCACAGTGGGCCACCGGAGTTGCGCGAAAGCTATCGCTTCAACTCACCCGAGCTCAAACGTATTGCGCCTGCACTATCGGCAGAACTGTTGGCGTTATGCGCCAAATGGAGGGAATTTCATGGCTATGACTGATGATGTCATCAAGCAGGCAGAAGACCGTATGGCCGCCGAACGCAGCCATGCTCACGCCACGGCAGCCCGATACAATCGCCGTAACAATCGAGTAATTGTCAGCCTTCACACAGGGCTTGAGCTCGCACTTCCCCCGCACCTGGTAGAAGGGCTTGCCGATGCGACGCCGGATGCCTTATCCGAGATCGAAATATCGCCCTCTGGGCTCGGGCTGCACTGGCCTCAACTCGATGTTGATCTCTATGTGCCAGCGCTCCTAGAGGGGCAGTTTGGCACCAAGGAGTGGATGGCTCGCGAACTTGGTGCAGCAGGCGGAAAAAGCCGTAGCTCAGCCAAGAGCAACGCCGCCAGAGCGAATGGCCTCAAGGGGGGCAGACCCCGGAAAAAACAAGGATAAAATCTTACGTCCCAAATCATACCAACCAGGTGACAGACATGGCAGACGAACGATTCGAAAGTGTGTGGGATGCGATTGAAGACACCCCTGAAGAAGCCCTGAACATGCGCCTGCGCTCCGAGCTGATGATTCAGATCACCAGGCGCGTGAAGGAGTGAGACGTCACCCAGAAAGATGCGGCGCAGCGCTTGGGTGTCACCCAACCCCGCCTGAACGACCTGCTGAACGGCCGCATCAACAAGTTTGGCCTCGACGCCTTGGTCAACCTGACCGGTTCGGCGAACTTCCACGTAGAGCTGACGCTGAAGGATAAGGAGGCAGCTGTGGCCTGATGCCATGCATTCCGCAAACCATTAACCGAAGGCGTCTCAGACGATTTTATGGAAAATCGAGATCAACCATCACCGGCTTCGGACAAAGAATAGGTAATGGCCGCTCCCTATATCATAGGTGTCACGGCCATGTGACGCCAGATTGTGTTGGCATTTTCGGCGGGCGCCATCCTTGCCAGCTATGCTGATTGACGATTTAACTGGTTCACCATGTCAAAAATTCTATGCCGTTGAAGCGCAGATTTTTAGGGAATAAATGGCGTGATGGAGAGTTTTGAAGTCATGATTTGGCCAGTATAGGGTTAATCGTCAGGCTTGCCAGAGGGTGATGCCCTCGCGGGCGATGACTTCCAGGGTATCCCGGTGCTGGGACTTTTCAGGGTCACACCATTCGGTTTCCCAAACCGGAAATGGTCGAATACGAACGCCAGTCTGCAGCAGCACTTCGTAAGCCAGGCAGGCAAGGCCTAGTTTCATTTCGACAAAATCCCCAGGCTCGCCACGAAGTAGAACGGCCACATCGGCATCACTGTCGGGCCTGTAATCGCCACGGGTTCGGCTACCAAACAGAACCAACTGTGTGACCTCACCTGAAAGTAACTCCCGAAACTTTAGAACGGCCTCCCGGATATCAACCTGATTATCCATTACCGTTTGCTCAAGGCCGATCAGCTTTGCATTTTCCCAGTCGATCATGTCCTGGGAAACTGGCGCATCGGGGTCACACTGTTTTACAAGATTCTTTAGGGAGTATCTTTTTCTGTCGGTCATGATTTCATCTCAAATTACCGCGACGACCTTGGATCACCGCAGCTGGAAACGTCTCTTTATCCCGGAAACCGGGGAGCGCTTTGATCGTCTGGTACTCGCCATCCCATTCCTGCGCGGTTTTGTACCGAAACACATCCAGTTCCCGCAGCTCAACAATATCATCGTAGCCATTTTCGTAACCCTCCACGAGCACCTGTGTATCAGCAGGCAGGCGCGTTAAGTGTTTGATCAATTCTTACGCGGTCATTGGGAACTCCTTCCGATTCAGATGTCCAAAACGATAGCTGGATTCGTCGGCTCATATCGGACCGTACATGTGCTGGCATTAACAAGACGGGTATTGCCCAGGGTGTACTCTCCATAGCCCTCATGAATGTGGCCAAAAACATGCGCTTTCAGCCGCATCTGTTCTATTCGATGTAGCAGGTCCACGCACCCAACATTTTGGCATCGAAACCCCATGGACGCCTCATCCCCGATGCCTTTTGGCGGGCCGTGGGTAATGAGTACATCAGTGTCTTCTGGAATCTGCATCCATCGATCATGCAGGGCTTCCCCGCGATCCAGCATGAACGCCCAATCCAAAAATGTTGGCGTCCAGGGTGACCCCCAAAATCTGACACCCTCAATTACAATGCCGCTATCCTCAAGATAGATTGCGTTGGTCAGCGCGTCTCTGGCCAGCGCCGGCGCCTCCTGAAATACCCAGTCATGGTTTCCGGCAATCACAATTTTGTGGCGATGGGGCAGGGTACCCAGCCAATCATTGAGGTCTTCCACATTCTCCAGGGTGCCCGCACCTAGGCAATCACCGGCATGGATCAATACGTCGCCGTCCGGAATGTCTGGAATGCGCCGGTGTAGGCTGTGGGTGTCAGAAATACAAACGAGCCTCAAAGCTCTTCTCCAAATGCACTTAGTACCAATTAGTAATGCGATTTACTAATTAGTAAAGCGCATTACTAATTGGTACTAATTGTGAAAACTCACTCAGAAACACGCCCGGCTTTCTCTCGGATCGCCAGGTCCATTTCCTCATTACTGATGACTCGATCCGACGTAACGCAGCCTTTCAGGCGCTTGATGTCGGGCTGGGTCAACAACTCTGCTTCCAGCGACCAGTCCATGAAAGGGAGTAAGCGCGCCATGTTGC from Marinobacter sp. LV10R510-11A harbors:
- a CDS encoding HigA family addiction module antitoxin; this translates as MTRNGMRPIHPGEILREEYLSPLEMSVNVLSMALHVPATRMNEIVRENRGITADTALRLARYFGTSDRFWLNLQTEYELRRAQISKAEQGGPGTSRLSEAGCQ
- a CDS encoding IS3 family transposase, whose amino-acid sequence is MAASLPNGLTERLACKVLNLCRNTVRSVRQRLSFTGPQEPPLRCRKDARQPKALDAKEQQQVLDVLNSESHCNQPPIQVYHNLLQQGRYLCSVSTMHRLLRKQNLQGERRAQRAPQSNPIPRLLATEPNQVWTWDIAKLPTRKRGEYLSLYVVMDLFSRYIVAWMLSRKENSALSSQLMDEAAHRYDIVPGHLTLHQDRGAPMTAHCYLDLLSELAITASHSRPRVSNDNPMSEAQFKTLKYQPDYPRRFDHYDHAMRWCNDYVEWYNHMHHHSSLEGFTAYSGPS
- the istA gene encoding IS21 family transposase, with product MPAKRMPMRKIREVLRLRLEAGLSIRQISASTKTSVGAIQKLLSRANALEITWPLPEDVDDGRLAAMFYPGSDPTSSSRYQVPDWTTVYQELKRKDVTKQLLWEEYTARYPNRCYSYSQYCDRFRHWQKQQKRSMRQIHKAGEKCFVDYCGPTVPIINPQTGEIRTAQVFVAVLGASNYTYAEATWSQGLQDWLLSHVRTFEFFCGIPEMVIPDNLRSGVSKACRYDPDLNPSYQQLAAHYQVAVLPARPYKPKDKSKAEVGVQIVERWILARLRHHTFFTLADLNQCIRSLLDDLNSRPFKRLPGNRQEAFKTLDQPALRALPKHPYEYVEIRRCRVNIDYHIEFQQHHYSVPHQYVGERVDIHASERLVQIYFRQRQIASHPRSHQFGITTESGHMPTRHRKQQQWTPGRLKNWARDIGPDTLIWVSDRLDEREHPEQAYRVCLGLLNLSKAYPSPRLNASCRIANREGLNRLKHIKAILQSNRDKLPEQLPLHAELPQHHENIRGPKSFH
- the istB gene encoding IS21-like element helper ATPase IstB, which produces MSTLKTLTRLRDLKLGGMAAALEHQQNQPGTYDELSFTERLELLLDREFQTREHRKQDRLVRQARFKLRASVQDIDYQHPRNLKKAQVAQLAQTNWLERGQNLLVTGPCGSGKTYLGCAIGHQACLNGLSARYYRISRLMLELTQAKADGTYQKTLSQLAKINLLILDDWGLEALNPAHRNDLMEIMDDRHGTHSTLIISQLPIDQWYAAIGDNTLADAILDRLMHNAHRWALNGESMRKRLQEID
- a CDS encoding antitoxin Xre/MbcA/ParS toxin-binding domain-containing protein, giving the protein MITIGRSEKRLEKEVFRPDQDESELKLETVIIFGARRGAEIRKQQGEYSAFFREGLPVGSIERLFKFLGVSNAEGLHLLSLTSATYSRRKVKGKLDSTESDRVYRYAKLSRLAAEMFHGDKEAARGWLKTPAHAFKGETPLERARTEYGADQVEQLTGRIRHGIPT
- a CDS encoding RES family NAD+ phosphorylase; this translates as MSDETFHRISDPEYAKNPRQMLSGEGSYLHGGRWNTPGHHVIYLSQSLSLAAYEQLVHVPLSVLQPFKRIEIYVPEELIMVLDDSALGDGWNEPFSKDAEAIGDQWIESGKSLALSVPSALIPGERNILISPEHPDFHAVTTSDVMDFNYDARLADIPKK
- a CDS encoding DUF4160 domain-containing protein, yielding MDHRPAHVHVIGKGGEAVFILNCHSGPPELRESYRFNSPELKRIAPALSAELLALCAKWREFHGYD
- a CDS encoding DUF2442 domain-containing protein, whose amino-acid sequence is MAMTDDVIKQAEDRMAAERSHAHATAARYNRRNNRVIVSLHTGLELALPPHLVEGLADATPDALSEIEISPSGLGLHWPQLDVDLYVPALLEGQFGTKEWMARELGAAGGKSRSSAKSNAARANGLKGGRPRKKQG
- a CDS encoding nucleotidyltransferase domain-containing protein — encoded protein: MTDRKRYSLKNLVKQCDPDAPVSQDMIDWENAKLIGLEQTVMDNQVDIREAVLKFRELLSGEVTQLVLFGSRTRGDYRPDSDADVAVLLRGEPGDFVEMKLGLACLAYEVLLQTGVRIRPFPVWETEWCDPEKSQHRDTLEVIAREGITLWQA
- a CDS encoding metallophosphatase domain-containing protein, yielding MRLVCISDTHSLHRRIPDIPDGDVLIHAGDCLGAGTLENVEDLNDWLGTLPHRHKIVIAGNHDWVFQEAPALARDALTNAIYLEDSGIVIEGVRFWGSPWTPTFLDWAFMLDRGEALHDRWMQIPEDTDVLITHGPPKGIGDEASMGFRCQNVGCVDLLHRIEQMRLKAHVFGHIHEGYGEYTLGNTRLVNASTCTVRYEPTNPAIVLDI